The Mesorhizobium sp. AR10 genome includes the window CTGCTCAATGTCGCCGCCGGCCTGGTCGCGCCGGTGCGTGGCAGTGCTGCGATCGACGGCAGGCCGATCACCGGCCCAGGCTCCGACCGGGCCGTGGTGTTCCAGAACGACGCGCTGTTTCCGTGGCTGACCGCGCGCGAGAATGTCGCCTTTGCTCTGCGGCTGCGCGGCGTCCGGCCGGCTGAACGGGCGCGGCGCGCCGACGACCTTTTGGCGCTGGTCAAACTCGACAGCGCCGGCGACAAGCGTATCTGGGAACTGTCCGGTGGCATGCGCCAGCGCGTCGGCCTGGCGCGCGCCTTGGCCGCCGAACCCGAATTCCTGCTGCTCGATGAACCGCTGGGCGCGCTCGATGCGCTGACACGCGAGCGCATGCAGACGACGCTGCTCGATCTGTGGACGGCAAGCCACGCCGGTGTGCTGATGGTTACGCACGGCATCGAGGAAGCGCTGGTGCTGGCCACCCGCATCGTCGTGCTGGCCCCCGGGCCGGGACGAGTGGTGCAGACTTTCGAAACGGGCTTCAGCCGGCGTTACGCCGGAGGCGAAGCCATTCGCAGCATCAAGGCCGACCCGGCCTTTGCCGTGGCGCGCGGCGAGCTTACCGACGCGATCTTCGAGGGAGAGGCGGCGTGACCATCTCCTCCTACACGGAACGGCCGATCGCCAAGCTCGACGAGACCGCTGCCTTGTCGGTGCCGTGGTCGCGACCCAGCCCGAAG containing:
- a CDS encoding taurine ABC transporter ATP-binding protein, with product MPHLVLDKVSVHYDGQAAPAVERVSIDVAKGDFVVLVGRSGCGKTSLLNVAAGLVAPVRGSAAIDGRPITGPGSDRAVVFQNDALFPWLTARENVAFALRLRGVRPAERARRADDLLALVKLDSAGDKRIWELSGGMRQRVGLARALAAEPEFLLLDEPLGALDALTRERMQTTLLDLWTASHAGVLMVTHGIEEALVLATRIVVLAPGPGRVVQTFETGFSRRYAGGEAIRSIKADPAFAVARGELTDAIFEGEAA